One part of the Mytilus trossulus isolate FHL-02 chromosome 11, PNRI_Mtr1.1.1.hap1, whole genome shotgun sequence genome encodes these proteins:
- the LOC134691243 gene encoding PDF receptor-like yields MVKFEKFPSTLMECLDSQGDALTVPSNLFCNATWDTILCWPPTLIGSITKLPCPGKHETGLERQSYASKECGLDGNWIGIHPGKETFPEEFEPGWTNYSECIGVIYETVKNTSDNIMNVSESASVSVGALSIPHNGADIFGAALLVLSLILILASLGITCCNNAIQSTRTRFYRNLFAAFIFHDVLELIVRIGRVFHSDAIIRDIETCVSFGVLLTLLSTAIFSWFLMIGISFMLTFKGVVVENRMYYVMCLLGWFMPTVVTITWLSVTVLGGNLSCWDGELYIARMTSSFWIIQGSIVIFLLFTWLCILSFLLRYKEWEMQRKYSENKDLAVELTNIKQSGYKMFATMCFMTGAYIIYLSCSQSPLTESLSYLLVLVMFSRGIIVAVFMCFLEEQCKCWDGMYAVEGSTTTDSESLSSRNSSHPSHYGHHTVLPNHGIISM; encoded by the coding sequence ATGGTAAAATTCGAAAAATTTCCTTCTACCTTGATGGAATGTCTTGATAGCCAGGGAGATGCTCTGACCGTTCCGAGTAATTTATTCTGTAATGCAACATGGGATACAATATTGTGTTGGCCTCCAACTTTAATTGGATCAATTACAAAACTTCCATGTCCTGGAAAACATGAAACTGGATTGGAAAGACAGTCATATGCGTCCAAAGAGTGCGGACTTGATGGGAACTGGATCGGAATACACCCTGGGAAAGAAACATTTCCGGAAGAATTTGAACCCGGCTGGACAAATTACAGTGAGTGCATTGGTGTCATTTACGAAACTGTGAAAAATACGTCAGACAATATCATGAACGTTTCTGAGAGCGCATCAGTTAGCGTCGGCGCATTGTCTATACCACATAACGGAGCCGATATTTTTGGAGCTGCGCTTTTAGTACTTtctttgatattgattttggcTTCCCTTGGAATTACATGTTGTAACAATGCAATTCAATCGACAAGAACAAGATTTTATAGAAATCTGTTCGCAGCCTTTATTTTCCACGACGTTCTGGAATTGATCGTGCGAATTGGTCGTGTTTTCCACTCTGACGCCATAATTCGAGACATTGAAACTTGTGTGTCGTTTGGTGTTTTGTTGACACTATTGTCTACTGCAATTTTCTCCTGGTTTTTGATGATAGGTATTTCGTTTATGTTGACGTTTAAAGGTGTTGTTGTTGAAAACCGGATGTACTATGTCATGTGCTTGCTGGGATGGTTTATGCCAACTGTCGTGACTATAACCTGGTTAAGTGTCACTGTTCTTGGTGGGAATTTGTCATGCTGGGATGGAGAACTTTACATCGCACGAATGACATCAAGTTTTTGGATCATACAAGGATCAATCGttatatttctgttatttaCGTGGTTGTGCATTCTGAGCTTTCTATTGAGGTACAAAGAGTGGGAAATGCAAAGAAAGTACAGTGAAAACAAAGATCTTGCAGTTGAACTAACTAACATCAAACAAAGTGGATACAAAATGTTTGCAACTATGTGTTTTATGACCGGGGcatacattatttatttgtcGTGTTCCCAATCACCGTTGACAGAATCACTGTCGTACTTGTTGGTGTTGGTTATGTTTTCCCGCGGAATAATTGTTGCCGTTTTCATGTGTTTCCTTGAAGAACAATGCAAATGCTGGGATGGTATGTACGCGGTTGAAGGAAGTACTACTACAGACAGTGAAAGTCTGAGCTCCAGAAACAGTAGCCATCCCAGTCATTACGGCCACCATACCGTTTTGCCTAACCATGGTATAATATCTATGTAA